In Drosophila innubila isolate TH190305 chromosome 2R unlocalized genomic scaffold, UK_Dinn_1.0 1_C_2R, whole genome shotgun sequence, the following are encoded in one genomic region:
- the LOC117785065 gene encoding dynein regulatory complex protein 8: protein MELDFNNDLEKRISDAFCVFDHHGDKLIDVREVGTVLRLLGCVPTEQEVNEVISATETEETSGVVHLTKFLPHVSQLLMERKMEPAAPEKILEAFKILDFENNGYLTKESFGKLMMEEGEPFTQEEMDEMWPVAIDPISGHIPYELYLNQLMVYL, encoded by the exons ATGGAACTAGACT TTAATAACGATTTGGAGAAGCGCATTTCGGATGCCTTTTGTGTATTTGACCATCATGGCGACAAATTGATTGATGTCCGTGAAGTGGGCACCGTGCTGCGTCTTTTGGGATGTGTGCCCACTGAACAGGAGGTCAATGAGGTCATTTCGGCCACCGAGACGGAGGAGACAAGCGGTGTGGTGCatttaaccaagtttctgCCCCACGTCTCGCAGTTGCTTATGGAACGCAA AATGGAACCAGCGGCGCCTGAGAAAATTCTTgaagcttttaaaatattggatTTTGAAAACAATGGATATCTTACTAAAGAGAGCTTTGGTAAGCTAATGATGGAGGAGGGGGAGCCATTTACACAAGAGGAAATGGATGAAATGTGGCCAGTTGCGATTGATCCAATCAGCGGACATATACCCTATGAATTGTATTTGAATCAATTGATG GTATAcctttaa